One Marinobacter panjinensis DNA segment encodes these proteins:
- a CDS encoding ABC transporter substrate-binding protein — translation MKRRSRAIRALMIIGLLALSALLQAQGQSERPEVLTVVTWGGAYEDSQRRAYFEPFTEATGIEIETVHYDGGVKVLREHVASGEIEWDVIDMIQSDASTACDDGLLESIDPQILAPAPDGTPPQEDFMEGAIHRCFITQIVFSTVIAFDNRAFPGVKPDSVEDFFDLEAFPGKRGLRKSPTGLLEWALLSLAVPREQLYDLLSTRRGLELASGRLDDIREAIIWWTRGDEPVELLTSGQAAMATGYNGRFFHARAMEGAPISVIWDGQLIGFNSWTILRGTAQADLAAEFIAFATRAENMAAQANLISYGPARKSAQRRVGLHTDAGVPMRPYLPTAPSHMDNAVVRDHHWYSQTDGLREQWFREWLER, via the coding sequence ATGAAGCGGCGTAGCCGGGCGATTCGTGCATTGATGATCATCGGACTGCTGGCGCTGTCGGCTCTCTTGCAGGCGCAAGGCCAGAGCGAGCGGCCAGAGGTGCTCACGGTGGTCACCTGGGGCGGTGCCTATGAGGACAGCCAGCGACGCGCCTATTTCGAGCCCTTTACCGAGGCAACTGGCATAGAGATCGAAACGGTGCATTACGACGGTGGTGTGAAGGTACTGAGGGAGCACGTCGCCAGCGGCGAGATCGAGTGGGATGTCATCGATATGATCCAGTCCGACGCCAGCACCGCCTGTGACGATGGCCTGCTGGAATCCATCGATCCGCAGATATTGGCGCCGGCACCTGATGGCACGCCGCCACAGGAGGATTTCATGGAAGGCGCCATTCATCGGTGCTTTATCACCCAGATCGTGTTTTCAACCGTCATTGCCTTCGATAACAGGGCGTTTCCGGGGGTTAAACCTGACAGTGTGGAAGACTTCTTTGACCTGGAGGCGTTTCCCGGTAAGCGAGGCCTCCGGAAATCACCGACAGGGCTATTGGAGTGGGCATTGCTATCGCTGGCGGTGCCGCGGGAGCAACTCTATGACCTGCTCAGCACCCGGCGCGGGCTTGAGCTGGCTTCCGGGCGTCTGGATGACATCCGCGAGGCCATTATCTGGTGGACCCGCGGCGACGAACCGGTGGAGCTCCTGACCAGCGGCCAGGCGGCCATGGCGACGGGCTACAATGGCCGTTTCTTTCATGCCAGAGCCATGGAGGGGGCGCCCATCTCGGTGATCTGGGACGGGCAACTGATCGGCTTTAACAGCTGGACCATTCTTCGTGGCACGGCCCAGGCCGACCTGGCTGCAGAATTCATCGCGTTCGCTACCCGAGCGGAGAATATGGCGGCCCAGGCCAACCTGATCAGCTACGGGCCGGCACGAAAATCAGCTCAGCGGAGGGTAGGGCTGCATACGGATGCGGGCGTGCCCATGCGCCCCTACCTGCCAACAGCGCCCTCCCATATGGATAACGCGGTTGTTCGCGATCATCACTGGTATTCGCAGACGGACGGGTTGAGAGAGCAATGGTTCCGCGAGTGGCTGGAACGCTGA
- a CDS encoding GGDEF domain-containing protein produces the protein MDSAPGNDLHAIQTELNRLEIYRRSIYLGVLTLTFAIVLLSWAFREKGDAFIAVGYPAFAVVLAGLGFALWRRACSLRTMEIILVATVGTMILSRLAWHFAFSDPLNEHLLLLAGGHYWAVGILIVGGFITLGYRGGMITGAATFLFSGALATHEVLGCFLAAGDYCHNWVYLLRIHLFLAVLLALTSAGTFLRERTWGAFTKAETLQHWANTDPLCGLSNRRGADRFLSAEAALADRYQRPLTIILIDIDEFKGVNDDHGHEVGDSVIREFANILSGTVREVDLAARWGGDEFLVATPGVNLRSARHAAQRCRRAIERAPIAGIPVTVTVGIAEYIPGQGIDDAIGRADAMLYRAKAAGRNRVISEACGLV, from the coding sequence ATGGACTCAGCACCGGGGAATGACCTTCACGCCATTCAGACAGAACTGAACCGTCTTGAGATCTACCGGCGGAGCATCTATCTGGGTGTACTCACCCTCACCTTTGCCATCGTCCTGCTCAGTTGGGCATTTCGGGAAAAGGGTGACGCCTTCATTGCAGTAGGCTATCCGGCGTTTGCCGTGGTTCTTGCCGGCCTTGGTTTCGCCCTTTGGCGCAGAGCCTGCTCTCTGAGAACCATGGAAATCATCCTGGTTGCCACCGTGGGCACCATGATACTCAGCCGCCTTGCCTGGCATTTTGCCTTCAGCGACCCGTTGAACGAGCACCTGTTGTTATTGGCCGGCGGGCATTACTGGGCGGTGGGGATACTGATTGTCGGAGGATTCATCACTCTTGGTTACCGCGGGGGCATGATTACCGGGGCAGCCACTTTCCTGTTCTCGGGAGCTCTGGCAACCCATGAAGTCCTGGGTTGTTTCCTGGCAGCGGGGGACTACTGCCATAACTGGGTTTACCTTCTGCGCATTCACCTGTTTCTGGCTGTGCTGCTGGCACTGACCAGCGCCGGAACCTTTCTACGCGAGCGAACCTGGGGGGCCTTTACAAAGGCAGAAACCCTACAGCACTGGGCCAACACCGACCCGCTGTGTGGCCTGTCAAACCGACGCGGTGCTGACCGGTTCCTGTCCGCCGAAGCTGCATTGGCGGACCGCTACCAGCGCCCGCTGACCATCATTCTTATTGATATCGACGAATTCAAAGGCGTCAACGATGATCATGGCCATGAAGTCGGCGATTCGGTGATCCGGGAGTTCGCAAATATCCTCTCCGGCACCGTACGCGAGGTAGATCTCGCCGCCCGCTGGGGTGGTGACGAATTCCTGGTGGCGACCCCCGGAGTGAATCTTCGTAGCGCGCGCCATGCCGCCCAGCGTTGTCGACGGGCGATTGAGCGGGCGCCCATTGCCGGCATACCAGTTACCGTGACGGTCGGCATCGCCGAATACATTCCCGGCCAGGGCATTGATGACGCCATAGGCCGCGCTGATGCCATGCTCTACCGGGCCAAGGCCGCCGGGCGCAACCGGGTTATTTCAGAAGCCTGCGGGCTGGTCTGA
- a CDS encoding DUF2784 domain-containing protein produces MTDMYQILADTVLTIHVLVVVFVVLGLVLVLAGNRLGWRWVNNPWFRFAHLGAIAVVVAEAWLGVVCPLTTLEMWLRSKAGAEAYGGSFIEYWLQQILYYDAPAWVFVTAYTVFGLLVAAAWWRFPPRSGKRR; encoded by the coding sequence ATGACAGATATGTATCAGATACTCGCTGACACCGTTCTGACGATTCATGTGTTGGTGGTGGTCTTTGTCGTTCTGGGGCTGGTTCTGGTGCTGGCGGGGAATCGCCTGGGCTGGCGTTGGGTGAACAACCCCTGGTTCCGGTTCGCACATCTGGGTGCTATTGCGGTGGTGGTGGCGGAAGCCTGGCTGGGTGTTGTGTGCCCGCTGACCACACTGGAAATGTGGCTGCGGTCGAAAGCGGGTGCAGAGGCCTACGGCGGCAGTTTTATCGAGTACTGGCTGCAGCAGATTCTCTATTACGATGCACCGGCCTGGGTATTCGTTACCGCCTACACAGTGTTTGGCCTGCTGGTAGCGGCTGCCTGGTGGCGCTTTCCGCCGCGGTCGGGAAAGCGCCGGTAA
- the ftsH gene encoding ATP-dependent zinc metalloprotease FtsH encodes MTQTQKPQQPEQPQTPQVPAQYSFLWLSAAIILMFFWLQEAQGPTVTELPYSQFKEAVANDHVEEITLRADHIDGLLTEAGGSAWGGNSTSLRFHSVRPPLEDPDLLPLLESHGVTLSAQPAEPPAWQQVLTSVLPWLLFLGLMFWFWSYAQRRMMQGGGALGFNRSKARRVEKQFSKTRLSDVAGIESAKRDITEIIDFLTSPEKYKALGADMPTGILLVGPPGTGKTLLAKAIAGEADVPFFSISASEFIEMFVGVGAARVRDMFDTARKEAPALIFIDELDAIGRSRGAGFGGGHDEREQTLNQILTEMDGFGGHENVVVLAATNRPDVLDSALLRPGRFDRKVTLERPHKEARKAILDVHVRKVPLDEDVELGEIAARTIGFSGADLKNLVNEAALTAARMNLKKVNNDCFEHARDRIVLGEERDAELTQEEKQVVAYHECGHAIMAYFMPQADPLTRVTIIPHGMAMGVTEQTPKEDRYNYTESYLTDRIKVMLGGRSSEKLIYGEVSTGAQNDLKEATKLLRRMFGQWGMSEKIGPLGLGIGEEHVFLGREMGQPREYSEHMAELIDIEVQAKLIELEKATVSFLSDHRKQLEALAEAVLAKETLSATEIQEILEGSEQQRA; translated from the coding sequence ATGACCCAGACTCAAAAGCCCCAGCAGCCAGAGCAACCGCAAACACCACAAGTACCTGCTCAATACTCATTCCTATGGCTCAGTGCTGCAATCATTCTGATGTTTTTCTGGCTCCAGGAGGCACAAGGGCCAACGGTTACCGAGTTGCCCTACTCGCAATTCAAGGAAGCCGTCGCAAACGACCATGTGGAAGAAATCACGCTTCGGGCCGACCATATTGACGGTCTGCTGACAGAGGCGGGCGGCAGCGCCTGGGGCGGAAACAGCACTTCCCTCCGCTTTCACAGTGTTCGGCCCCCGCTTGAAGACCCGGACCTGCTTCCGTTGCTCGAATCCCACGGTGTCACCCTCAGTGCCCAGCCGGCGGAACCTCCGGCGTGGCAACAGGTGCTGACCAGCGTATTGCCCTGGCTCCTGTTCCTTGGACTGATGTTCTGGTTCTGGTCTTACGCCCAGCGACGCATGATGCAAGGTGGTGGTGCTTTAGGCTTCAACCGCTCCAAGGCACGCAGGGTAGAGAAACAGTTCTCCAAAACCAGGCTGTCTGATGTGGCAGGTATTGAATCCGCGAAGCGCGACATCACGGAAATCATTGATTTCCTGACGTCGCCCGAGAAATACAAGGCACTGGGTGCGGACATGCCCACGGGTATCCTTTTGGTTGGCCCGCCAGGAACCGGCAAGACCCTGCTGGCAAAGGCCATCGCCGGGGAGGCCGACGTACCCTTTTTCAGCATCAGCGCGTCCGAGTTTATCGAAATGTTCGTCGGCGTTGGCGCAGCGCGGGTTCGGGACATGTTCGACACTGCCCGCAAAGAAGCGCCTGCACTGATCTTTATCGATGAGCTGGATGCCATCGGTCGCTCCCGGGGTGCCGGTTTCGGTGGCGGCCATGATGAACGTGAGCAGACTCTCAACCAGATCCTGACAGAAATGGACGGTTTTGGAGGCCATGAAAACGTCGTTGTTCTGGCCGCCACCAACCGCCCGGATGTGCTCGACAGCGCCCTGCTTCGACCGGGCCGCTTCGACCGCAAGGTAACGCTGGAGCGACCTCACAAGGAAGCCCGCAAGGCCATTCTTGACGTCCACGTCAGGAAAGTTCCGCTGGACGAGGATGTCGAGCTCGGGGAAATCGCCGCCCGCACCATCGGTTTTTCCGGTGCCGACCTGAAAAACCTGGTCAACGAGGCAGCCTTGACCGCCGCAAGGATGAACCTGAAAAAGGTCAACAATGACTGCTTCGAGCATGCCCGAGACAGGATCGTGCTCGGAGAAGAACGAGACGCCGAACTGACTCAGGAAGAAAAGCAGGTGGTGGCTTACCACGAGTGCGGACACGCCATCATGGCCTACTTCATGCCCCAGGCCGACCCACTCACGCGAGTGACCATCATCCCCCACGGCATGGCAATGGGTGTGACCGAGCAAACGCCGAAAGAAGACCGCTATAACTACACCGAAAGCTACCTGACCGATCGTATCAAGGTCATGCTGGGGGGCCGCTCATCGGAGAAGCTGATTTACGGTGAGGTAAGCACCGGAGCCCAGAACGACCTCAAGGAAGCAACCAAGCTTTTGAGGCGTATGTTTGGGCAATGGGGCATGAGTGAGAAGATCGGACCTCTGGGTCTGGGCATCGGTGAAGAGCATGTCTTTCTGGGCCGGGAAATGGGCCAGCCCCGGGAATACAGCGAGCACATGGCGGAACTGATCGACATCGAGGTCCAGGCAAAGCTGATCGAGCTTGAGAAGGCCACGGTAAGCTTCCTTTCTGACCACCGAAAGCAGCTCGAAGCCCTGGCTGAAGCAGTTCTGGCAAAAGAAACACTTTCAGCCACGGAAATCCAGGAGATTCTGGAAGGGAGTGAGCAGCAGCGCGCCTGA
- a CDS encoding sodium:calcium antiporter, giving the protein MIPLDPESWSLLQGIIVFCVCAAVIALAGTRITRIVDQLADRTGIGEAAAGAVLLGASTSLGGSVLSVTAAWNGHAELAVSNALGGIAVQTFFLAVADMVYRRANLEHAAASVPNMMQNGLLICLLSLILFAPYLPEYTIAGVHPVTPVMLGVYIYGIYLVRGANESPMWRPSITRDTREDEPDDVTVMPTLLRLSVEFLMLMAVLGVAGWTLEPAATVIAAKTNLTQTVVGVMLTAISTSIPELVTSIAAVRRGALTLAVGGIIGGNAFDTLFTAASDIAYRQGSIYHAMPEDSKFWAVLTLLMSGVLMMGLIRRERHGIGQIGMESVVIMVLYLLGVVLLLAGG; this is encoded by the coding sequence ATGATTCCATTGGATCCGGAAAGCTGGAGTCTGCTCCAAGGTATTATCGTTTTTTGCGTGTGCGCTGCGGTTATTGCTCTGGCAGGCACGCGTATAACCCGGATTGTGGACCAGCTGGCGGATCGCACCGGCATAGGCGAAGCTGCTGCAGGGGCGGTGCTGTTGGGTGCGTCCACGTCACTGGGTGGGTCCGTGCTTTCGGTGACGGCGGCCTGGAACGGCCATGCTGAACTGGCGGTGAGCAACGCCCTGGGCGGTATCGCGGTGCAGACGTTCTTCCTGGCAGTGGCGGATATGGTGTATCGCCGCGCCAATCTTGAGCATGCCGCCGCATCGGTTCCGAACATGATGCAGAACGGGCTGCTGATCTGCCTGCTGTCACTGATCCTCTTCGCACCCTACCTGCCGGAGTACACCATTGCCGGCGTTCATCCGGTAACGCCGGTCATGCTGGGTGTCTATATCTATGGTATCTACCTGGTACGTGGTGCGAACGAGTCACCCATGTGGCGGCCCTCCATTACCCGGGACACGCGGGAGGACGAGCCCGACGACGTGACCGTCATGCCGACGCTGCTCCGGCTTTCGGTCGAGTTTCTTATGCTGATGGCAGTACTGGGTGTTGCCGGCTGGACACTGGAGCCGGCCGCAACGGTGATTGCGGCCAAAACCAACCTGACACAGACGGTTGTCGGGGTCATGTTGACGGCCATCAGTACCTCGATTCCCGAGTTGGTGACCTCCATTGCGGCGGTTCGACGCGGTGCGCTGACGCTTGCAGTCGGCGGCATCATCGGAGGCAATGCCTTCGATACCCTGTTTACGGCAGCTTCAGACATCGCCTACCGACAGGGCTCGATTTACCATGCCATGCCGGAGGATTCGAAGTTCTGGGCGGTCCTGACCCTGCTGATGTCCGGGGTGCTGATGATGGGGCTGATTCGCCGTGAGCGCCACGGCATCGGTCAGATCGGGATGGAAAGCGTGGTTATTATGGTTCTCTATTTGCTGGGCGTGGTGTTGCTTCTGGCAGGCGGCTAG
- a CDS encoding C40 family peptidase, which yields MLPLLTILVALSLAGCASNQNLPSTTWQPSGEVPTASDSARADRLWQVFHRYEGTPYRYGGISANGFDCSGFIATAFDEALGRQLPRTTAQMLAAGDVVGRDQLKAGDLVFFRIKGKDQHAGIYMGGDSFIHSSTSIGVTHSSLNGYYWRDRFSQARRFD from the coding sequence ATGCTTCCACTTCTCACCATCCTGGTAGCCCTCAGCCTGGCTGGCTGTGCCAGCAATCAGAACCTTCCGTCCACCACCTGGCAGCCTTCCGGTGAAGTACCCACTGCCAGTGACTCGGCCAGGGCGGATCGGTTGTGGCAGGTTTTTCACCGCTACGAGGGTACCCCCTACCGGTATGGCGGCATTTCTGCCAATGGCTTTGACTGTTCTGGCTTCATTGCGACCGCCTTTGACGAAGCCCTTGGGCGGCAATTGCCCCGCACCACCGCCCAGATGCTCGCAGCCGGTGACGTGGTGGGGCGCGATCAGCTCAAGGCCGGTGACCTGGTGTTTTTCCGCATCAAGGGCAAGGACCAGCACGCCGGAATCTACATGGGTGGTGACAGTTTTATTCACTCATCCACATCGATTGGCGTGACCCACTCATCGCTCAACGGTTACTACTGGCGTGACCGTTTCAGCCAGGCAAGGCGGTTCGACTAG
- a CDS encoding bifunctional GNAT family N-acetyltransferase/carbon-nitrogen hydrolase family protein: MSPPFSDKTQRLYVRNAAISDIPGIIALSLRVYEGTGMYGYTAGPLTGQINTFPEGQFVAMLGDRVVGYCATFRIGEDVALSPHDWTEITGNGYASRHDPEGEWLYGMEVCVDPDCRGYRIGERLYNERKNLCQSLGLQGVVFAGRLPTLARRLKKFESVEAYLEAIKAKKQRDPVLSFQLHNGFEIHGIIPHYLDADHASLGYGIHLVWRNPKVARSDDNGKRKRYGRRVPDTVRIGTVQYQQRRVASFEEFSDIVRYFVDVVSTYKGDFVVFPELFTLQLLSIESREGTPAEAIEAVTEYAEPFRNLMRDLALRHNINIIGGSTPVKEEDGRVRNVAYVFLRDGQVFSQPKIHPTPNEAYWWNITGGNHVTAIETDCGPIGVLVCYDAEFPELTRHLVDQGIQILFVPFCTDERQSYLRVRYCCQARAVENQLFVIMSGNVGNLPNVPNMELQYGQSCILTPCDFPFARDGIAADTTPNVETVAFADLRPETLITARNSGTVKNLKDRRHDLYSVNWRGQ; the protein is encoded by the coding sequence ATGAGCCCTCCCTTCTCTGACAAGACCCAGCGCCTTTACGTAAGAAACGCCGCTATCAGCGATATTCCCGGCATCATTGCCCTGAGCCTGCGTGTTTATGAAGGAACCGGAATGTATGGCTACACCGCAGGCCCACTGACCGGGCAGATCAACACCTTTCCGGAAGGGCAGTTTGTCGCCATGCTCGGTGACCGCGTGGTGGGCTACTGCGCGACCTTTCGCATCGGTGAGGATGTGGCGCTTTCCCCCCATGACTGGACCGAGATTACCGGTAATGGCTACGCCTCACGGCACGACCCGGAAGGGGAGTGGCTGTACGGCATGGAGGTCTGTGTGGACCCGGACTGCCGTGGCTACCGGATTGGTGAACGCCTGTACAACGAGCGCAAGAACCTGTGCCAGTCGCTGGGACTACAGGGGGTGGTGTTTGCTGGCAGGTTGCCGACCCTGGCCAGGCGTCTGAAAAAGTTTGAGTCGGTAGAAGCTTACCTGGAGGCTATAAAAGCCAAGAAACAGCGCGATCCGGTGTTGTCGTTCCAGCTGCATAATGGCTTCGAAATCCATGGCATTATTCCGCACTACCTGGATGCCGACCATGCCTCCCTTGGTTACGGCATCCACCTGGTCTGGCGCAACCCGAAGGTGGCCCGCAGTGACGACAACGGCAAGCGTAAACGCTATGGCAGACGGGTGCCCGATACCGTGCGGATCGGCACCGTGCAATACCAGCAGCGCCGGGTGGCGTCGTTCGAGGAGTTCAGTGATATTGTCAGGTACTTTGTAGACGTGGTGTCCACCTACAAGGGCGACTTTGTGGTATTCCCGGAGCTGTTCACCCTGCAGTTGCTGTCCATCGAAAGCCGCGAGGGCACCCCTGCGGAAGCCATCGAGGCGGTAACGGAATACGCCGAGCCCTTCCGCAACCTGATGCGGGACCTGGCCCTGCGGCACAACATCAACATTATTGGCGGTTCCACCCCGGTCAAGGAGGAGGACGGCAGGGTTCGCAATGTCGCCTACGTGTTCCTGCGGGATGGCCAGGTGTTTTCCCAGCCCAAGATTCATCCCACACCGAACGAAGCCTATTGGTGGAATATCACCGGCGGCAACCATGTCACCGCCATCGAAACCGATTGCGGGCCCATCGGCGTGCTGGTCTGTTATGACGCCGAATTCCCCGAACTGACCCGCCACCTGGTGGACCAGGGAATCCAGATACTGTTCGTACCCTTCTGTACCGACGAGCGCCAGAGCTACCTGAGGGTCCGCTATTGTTGCCAGGCCCGGGCCGTGGAAAACCAGCTGTTTGTGATCATGTCCGGCAATGTGGGCAACCTGCCCAATGTGCCCAACATGGAACTGCAATATGGCCAGAGCTGCATCCTGACACCCTGTGATTTCCCGTTCGCCCGCGACGGAATCGCCGCGGATACCACGCCTAACGTAGAGACGGTCGCTTTCGCTGACCTGCGGCCGGAAACGCTGATTACCGCCCGCAACAGCGGTACGGTCAAGAACCTGAAGGATCGCCGGCACGACCTCTACTCAGTGAACTGGCGCGGACAGTAA
- a CDS encoding YdbH domain-containing protein, with amino-acid sequence MARSMKLRRFLLWLLALLVLLSLAGAWYARVAWEEWQQLNSIRNLEWQGVDVSLAGVQLARFSVTQMRHGQPWSVAGEELSLGWSWHWYGPMPDVVRVGRLTVDILSWPGPREEATSSAAPGAPFRKLPAWLPDNIDIGELVLTLPDGIRATGDLAVSRLSVPGKREVVTRAMKVEAPIAGVTLAGWELHEGQANLVFAGKANEHSATLDFKEETYLELAGLHAPDNAAQLDKVRASLAGTKLTTGHSLEPMALESLVVAGPAVATAAAIRHPQLLPQPWRLDGRLTGSLQALSLDGRLSSGAGASADIAFSFPFEGTPALDAEITAAGAKGHRTLADTFTAWPGELEIEEGHLKASLGLRLPSAGVRMQGELSFYGVGGLFARTAWTGLDGKVAIDLSGGQLDARTSGLTVDTVNPGIALSNIRIAGGYRSTTEQVAAGTLVLGRATAELLGGSVRIEPGEWQLAKRPLQFPLELSGIELSQLMQIYPAEGLAGSGILRGTVPLRISEQGVSIDAGKVEAVAPGGTLKLPADRLRGMAQNNEAMALVVRAMDNFNYTVLNSSVDYEEDGTLVLGLRLEGSSPDVRDGHPIVLNINLEEDIPALLTSLQLSGRVNEAVTEKVRNLMQKRDAQGQSNGSGH; translated from the coding sequence ATGGCCCGCTCGATGAAGCTACGTCGATTTCTGCTCTGGTTGCTGGCGCTGCTTGTGCTGCTATCACTTGCCGGGGCCTGGTATGCCCGTGTCGCCTGGGAGGAGTGGCAGCAGTTGAACAGTATCCGCAACCTTGAATGGCAAGGGGTTGATGTATCGCTGGCCGGTGTTCAGCTGGCGCGTTTTTCAGTAACCCAAATGCGGCATGGCCAGCCCTGGTCTGTCGCGGGCGAGGAACTGTCACTGGGCTGGAGCTGGCACTGGTATGGCCCGATGCCGGACGTGGTGCGCGTCGGGCGGTTAACGGTGGACATCCTGTCATGGCCCGGCCCCCGCGAGGAGGCGACATCCTCGGCGGCTCCCGGCGCACCTTTCCGCAAATTGCCGGCCTGGCTGCCTGACAATATCGATATCGGCGAGCTTGTGCTGACGCTCCCGGATGGTATACGTGCCACCGGGGATCTCGCCGTCTCACGGCTCTCGGTGCCTGGGAAAAGGGAAGTTGTCACCCGTGCCATGAAGGTTGAGGCTCCGATTGCAGGGGTGACCCTGGCGGGCTGGGAGCTCCACGAAGGGCAGGCCAACCTGGTGTTTGCCGGCAAAGCCAACGAGCACTCCGCCACTCTGGACTTCAAGGAAGAAACGTATCTTGAACTCGCCGGGCTTCATGCCCCGGACAACGCTGCGCAACTGGACAAGGTCAGGGCCAGTCTGGCGGGCACAAAACTGACGACCGGGCATAGCCTGGAGCCAATGGCGCTGGAGAGTCTGGTTGTGGCGGGCCCCGCGGTAGCAACGGCAGCCGCTATTCGCCATCCGCAATTGCTGCCGCAACCCTGGCGCCTTGACGGCCGGCTGACGGGTAGCCTTCAAGCCCTGAGTCTTGACGGCAGGCTCTCTTCAGGCGCTGGTGCCAGTGCTGATATCGCCTTCAGCTTTCCGTTTGAGGGCACGCCAGCCCTTGATGCTGAAATCACAGCCGCCGGCGCAAAAGGACACCGTACCTTGGCAGATACCTTCACCGCCTGGCCGGGGGAACTTGAAATCGAAGAGGGCCACCTCAAGGCAAGCCTGGGGCTGCGTCTTCCATCCGCCGGCGTGCGGATGCAGGGAGAACTCAGCTTTTACGGCGTTGGTGGGCTGTTCGCACGAACCGCCTGGACCGGTCTTGATGGCAAGGTGGCCATTGATCTTTCAGGGGGGCAACTCGATGCCCGCACGTCCGGTCTAACGGTCGACACTGTCAATCCGGGCATTGCATTGAGTAATATCCGGATTGCGGGTGGCTATCGCTCGACCACGGAACAGGTTGCAGCCGGTACCCTGGTGCTGGGCCGGGCAACAGCAGAACTGCTGGGAGGCAGCGTCCGGATTGAGCCGGGAGAGTGGCAGCTTGCAAAAAGGCCACTGCAATTCCCCCTGGAGCTCAGTGGCATTGAATTATCGCAGTTGATGCAGATATATCCGGCGGAGGGTCTTGCCGGTAGCGGGATTCTTCGGGGCACAGTCCCGCTGCGGATCAGCGAGCAGGGTGTCAGTATCGATGCCGGAAAGGTTGAAGCGGTGGCGCCCGGTGGCACACTGAAGCTGCCGGCAGATCGGTTGAGAGGCATGGCGCAGAACAACGAGGCCATGGCTCTGGTGGTGCGGGCGATGGATAACTTTAACTACACCGTCCTCAACAGCTCGGTAGACTATGAGGAGGACGGTACACTAGTGCTGGGGTTGCGCCTTGAAGGCAGCAGTCCCGACGTGCGCGACGGACACCCGATCGTACTCAACATCAACCTGGAAGAAGATATTCCGGCGTTGCTGACCAGCCTGCAGCTCAGTGGCCGGGTCAATGAAGCGGTGACAGAGAAGGTGCGCAACCTGATGCAGAAACGGGATGCACAAGGCCAGTCAAACGGGTCGGGCCATTAA
- a CDS encoding YnbE family lipoprotein produces MDRYTPGRLPGKSGNTLMMLALALSVAACTPTVRMEAPKEPITVNLNVKIQHEIYVKVDKDVDELFGEKGLF; encoded by the coding sequence ATGGACAGATATACGCCGGGCCGTTTGCCCGGGAAAAGTGGTAATACGCTGATGATGCTGGCGCTTGCCCTCAGTGTGGCGGCCTGCACGCCCACGGTGCGGATGGAAGCACCGAAGGAGCCCATTACGGTGAATCTTAACGTCAAGATCCAGCATGAAATCTACGTGAAGGTGGATAAAGACGTGGATGAACTCTTCGGCGAGAAGGGGTTGTTCTGA
- a CDS encoding YdbL family protein, with the protein MKRFIQLGALILVLCLAMPAFSMGLEEAKSQLDTAKQQGLVGETPTGYLEVVKADGNARGIVDAINKARRTEYARIAEKHDIPVTQVETVAGQKALEKTPAGQYILVDGEWVRK; encoded by the coding sequence ATGAAACGGTTTATTCAACTCGGTGCATTGATCCTCGTGCTTTGCCTGGCCATGCCCGCATTCTCGATGGGGCTGGAGGAGGCCAAAAGCCAGTTGGATACGGCCAAACAGCAGGGCCTGGTGGGAGAAACTCCAACCGGTTATCTGGAGGTGGTCAAGGCAGACGGTAATGCCCGTGGCATTGTCGACGCCATCAACAAGGCCCGGCGGACCGAGTACGCCCGCATTGCAGAAAAACACGACATTCCGGTCACCCAGGTAGAAACGGTGGCTGGCCAGAAAGCACTGGAAAAAACTCCGGCGGGGCAGTACATCCTGGTGGATGGCGAGTGGGTCAGAAAATAG